One window of the Triticum dicoccoides isolate Atlit2015 ecotype Zavitan chromosome 3B, WEW_v2.0, whole genome shotgun sequence genome contains the following:
- the LOC119280938 gene encoding protein DELAY OF GERMINATION 1-like has protein sequence MTATSRPQHPNGSLAPASDGGESFAKFFECWILEQSRDLAALRAAATARPDDSDLRRLVDRVLGHYEHYYRAKSAAASADVLPMFAPSWISATESLYLWCGGWRPTSAIQLLYSKSGLQLEAQLPAFLDGGSLGDGDLGGLSAEQLQAADQLQRRTVRRERAIEEVAAGAQESLATTKMVELAGKGGMDAAEGMEREMDAKAEAMKRVLEMADALRLETLRGVVGLLRPAQAVHFLVAAAELHLAVHEFGRRKDGAAAAE, from the exons ATGACCGCCACCTCGCGGCCACAGCATCCCAACGGGAGCCTAGCCCCGGCCTCGGACGGCGGCGAGtccttcgccaagttcttcgagtgCTGGATCTTGGAGCAGTCCCGTGACCTGGCCGCGCTCCGCGCCGCGGCGACGGCGCGGCCCGACGACTCTGACCTCCGGCGCCTCGTCGACCGTGTCCTCGGCCACTACGAGCACTACTACCGCGCCAAGTCCGCGGCCGCCTCCGCTGATGTGCTCCCCATGTTCGCGCCCTCGTGGATCTCCGCCACCGAGAGCCTCTacctctggtgcggcggctggcgcCCCACTTCCGCGATCCAGCTGCTCTACTCCAAGTCCGGCCTGCAGCTCGAGGCCCAGCTCCCGGCGTTCCTCGACGGCGGCAGCCTCGGGGACGGCGACCTGGGCGGCCTCTCCGCGGAGCAGCTCCAGGCCGCCGACCAGCTGCAGCGCCGCACCGTCCGGAGGGAACGGGCGATCGAGGAGGTCGCCGCCGGCGCGCAG GAGTCGTTGGCGACGACGAAGATGGTGGAGCTCGCCGGAAAAGGAGGTATGGACGCGGCGGAGGGGATGGAGCGGGAGATGGATGCCAAGGCGGAGGCGATGAAGCGCGTGCTGGAGATGGCGGACGCGCTGAGGCTGGAGACGCTGCGCGGCGTGGTGGGGCTGCTCCGGCCTGCGCAGGCCGTGCACTTCCTCGTGGCCGCCGCGGAGCTCCACCTCGCCGTGCACGAGTTCGGCCGGCGCAAGGACGGCGCCGCGGCGGCGGAGTGA